Proteins co-encoded in one Opitutus terrae PB90-1 genomic window:
- a CDS encoding DNA polymerase domain-containing protein, which yields MTKPEQPAGSLCGVWVDDAGKVHTTVALPDGGRETRMDTLRPFAWLNDTPPEISLNVVQLEKLEGEGPFNRLIHAEDFAGYDAFLRQARETVGVDSIRPLESQYLLQYRQRLYRDLMFHDLRRCQLDIETRSSDDGFCDPARPDDRVLAIGLRCGGHNRLLILEEMTDAAEKKLMEQLNHALAHLDPDVIEGHNIFKFDLDYLRQRCRRFKVPCAWGRYGQKATFRNSRLKVAERWIDFLRCDLPGRAVVDTYLLVQLFDITTRELTSYGLKEVAVYFGITEEDSLTRTYIEGHRIKDVFASDRARFRAYLEDDLRETEGLAAQLLPTYFEQVRTFPALLQEATLRGATSKIDLLFLEEYYHARQACPLPPEVRPFEGGYTRSFHEGVFRHVLHFDVASLYPSLLLHIGRNPKNDTLGVFIPLLRRLREYRLQFKQIARTSPNELERAEAQARQTNFKILINSFYGYLGFSGARFGDGELAAEVTRRGRELLQTLIDEFAKHGCKILEADTDGIYLSSEHYYEKPEELLALVATILPPGIELEHDGSYRAMWCYKAKNYALFDGQRVILRGSALRSRGIEPYLKKLSDQLINYLVGASEQSPLDTLEDYRKRLALRAVPVEELAKSETLGQNPDAYARFIEQGGKPRRAAAEAALQMTPRPRMGDRVSYYVTARTKTRTNDWQRARPLALYEPESAPYDPSYYIEKLDDWLTRYGAFLGVNPAAAEPTAVQGELF from the coding sequence ATGACGAAGCCCGAACAGCCCGCCGGTTCGCTTTGTGGGGTTTGGGTGGATGATGCCGGCAAGGTGCATACGACGGTGGCGTTGCCGGACGGCGGCCGCGAAACGCGGATGGACACGCTGCGACCCTTCGCGTGGCTGAACGACACGCCGCCCGAGATCAGCCTCAACGTGGTTCAGCTCGAAAAACTGGAAGGCGAGGGGCCGTTCAACCGACTGATCCACGCGGAGGATTTTGCGGGCTACGACGCATTCCTGCGCCAAGCGCGCGAGACGGTGGGCGTCGATTCGATTCGGCCGCTCGAGAGCCAGTATCTGCTGCAGTATCGGCAGCGGCTGTATCGCGACCTGATGTTCCACGACCTTCGGCGCTGTCAGCTCGACATCGAGACGCGCTCGTCGGACGACGGGTTCTGCGATCCGGCGCGGCCGGATGACCGGGTGCTCGCGATCGGGCTGCGCTGCGGCGGACACAATCGGCTGCTGATCCTCGAGGAGATGACCGATGCGGCAGAGAAGAAGCTGATGGAGCAGCTCAATCACGCGCTGGCGCATCTCGACCCGGACGTGATCGAGGGGCACAACATCTTCAAATTCGACCTCGATTACCTGCGGCAGCGCTGCCGCCGTTTCAAAGTGCCGTGCGCCTGGGGCCGCTACGGACAGAAAGCGACCTTTCGCAACAGCCGGCTCAAGGTCGCGGAACGCTGGATCGATTTCCTGCGCTGCGATCTGCCGGGGCGTGCGGTGGTGGACACCTACTTGCTCGTCCAGCTGTTCGACATCACTACCCGCGAGCTGACTTCGTATGGCTTGAAGGAGGTGGCGGTCTATTTCGGGATCACCGAAGAGGACAGCCTCACGCGGACCTACATCGAAGGGCACCGGATCAAGGACGTCTTCGCGAGCGACCGGGCGCGGTTTCGTGCTTACCTCGAGGACGACCTGCGCGAGACCGAGGGACTGGCGGCGCAACTGCTGCCGACGTATTTCGAACAGGTGCGGACCTTCCCGGCGCTGCTGCAGGAAGCGACGCTGCGCGGTGCCACGTCGAAGATCGACCTGCTCTTCCTGGAAGAGTACTACCACGCGCGGCAGGCGTGTCCGCTGCCGCCTGAGGTGCGACCGTTCGAGGGCGGCTACACGCGGAGCTTTCACGAAGGCGTGTTCCGGCACGTGCTGCACTTCGACGTTGCGTCACTTTACCCGAGCCTGCTGCTCCACATTGGCCGGAACCCGAAGAACGACACGCTGGGGGTCTTCATTCCCTTGCTACGGCGGCTGCGCGAATACCGGCTGCAATTCAAACAGATCGCGCGCACCAGCCCGAACGAGCTGGAGCGTGCCGAGGCGCAGGCGCGGCAGACGAACTTCAAGATCCTCATCAACTCCTTCTATGGCTACCTCGGATTTTCGGGCGCGCGGTTCGGCGACGGCGAACTGGCTGCCGAGGTCACGCGCCGCGGCCGCGAGTTGCTGCAGACCTTGATCGACGAGTTTGCGAAGCACGGCTGCAAGATCCTCGAGGCGGACACGGACGGTATCTATCTTTCCTCCGAGCACTATTACGAAAAGCCGGAGGAGTTGCTCGCGCTGGTCGCGACAATCCTGCCGCCGGGCATCGAGCTCGAACACGATGGCAGCTACCGCGCGATGTGGTGCTACAAGGCGAAGAACTACGCGCTCTTCGACGGGCAGCGGGTGATTCTTCGGGGCAGCGCGCTGCGCTCGCGCGGCATCGAGCCGTATCTGAAAAAGCTGAGCGATCAGCTGATCAACTATCTCGTCGGCGCGTCGGAACAGTCGCCGCTGGACACCTTGGAGGATTACCGGAAACGGCTCGCGCTGCGAGCGGTGCCGGTGGAGGAACTCGCGAAGAGCGAAACGCTGGGGCAGAACCCCGACGCGTATGCGCGTTTCATCGAGCAGGGTGGCAAGCCGCGTCGCGCCGCCGCGGAGGCGGCGCTGCAGATGACGCCGCGGCCGCGGATGGGCGACCGCGTCAGCTACTACGTGACCGCGCGGACGAAGACGCGGACGAACGACTGGCAACGCGCCCGGCCGCTGGCACTCTACGAGCCGGAATCCGCGCCCTACGATCCGAGCTACTACATTGAAAAGCTCGACGATTGGCTGACGCGCTATGGCGCGTTTCTCGGCGTGAACCCCGCGGCGGCCGAACCGACGGCAGTGCAAGGCGAGCTGTTTTGA
- a CDS encoding xanthine dehydrogenase family protein molybdopterin-binding subunit: protein MNAPATLSRPIDRRSFLKMSSLAGGGLMLAFYFRGVTDLLAADPIVNASKDIPAGDFIPGAYIRISPTGAVTLISKNPECGQGIKTSLPMVVAEELEVDWKDVSIEQADLTPAYAKPWYGAGGSTSTPNHYDLFRRAGATARAMLITAAAQTWSVPESECYAQQSAVHHRATSRKLTYGELVAKAALLPVPDEKSVPLKNPADFRLLGKRITGVDNHKIVTGQPLFGIDTKLPGMLYAVYEKCPVFGGKPANANLDRIKSLPGVRDAFIIEGTDNVNGLMPGVAIVATSTWAAFSARQKLRVTWNEGKTATESWADWTAKAEEAAKQPGTMQLRKDGDVAAALKSAAHVVAASYRYPFISHANLEPQNCVAWFKDGGFELWSPTQNPGSGQQLISKTLGVPEEKILVHVTRIGGGFGRRLTSDFMVEAAAIAQRVNAPVKLQWTREDDLRHDAFRPGGYHFLKAGVDGAGNVVAWHNHFVTFGNTKDRPGSGGSLNGDEFPGRWVPNFHSEQTVFETGLPMGPWRAPGSCVFAWVMHSFIDELAHAAGRDPVEFRLALLGDKDVVPGTGERGQPYNAARMKAVVKLVAEKAGWGKKLPRGQGQGIAFHFSHRGYVAQVADVTVSQDGTLKVDKVVCVCDVGAQIVNLSGAENQVEGSIVDGLGAAMFQELDFERGRIVQSNFADYPMIRMPDTPTKIECHFLRTDYPTTGLGEPALPPLAPAVCNAIFAATGKRIREFPLNKTDLSWS, encoded by the coding sequence ATGAACGCACCTGCTACCCTCAGTCGGCCGATCGACCGCCGCAGCTTCCTGAAAATGTCCTCGCTCGCCGGCGGAGGACTGATGCTCGCGTTCTATTTTCGCGGCGTCACGGACCTGCTCGCCGCCGATCCGATCGTCAACGCCTCGAAAGACATTCCCGCCGGCGATTTCATTCCCGGCGCCTACATCCGGATTTCCCCGACAGGTGCTGTCACACTCATCTCGAAAAACCCCGAGTGCGGCCAGGGCATCAAGACCTCCCTCCCGATGGTCGTCGCCGAGGAACTCGAGGTGGACTGGAAGGACGTCTCCATCGAGCAGGCGGACCTCACCCCCGCCTACGCCAAGCCGTGGTATGGCGCAGGCGGCAGCACCTCGACGCCGAATCACTACGATCTCTTCCGCCGCGCCGGGGCCACCGCACGCGCGATGCTCATCACCGCGGCCGCGCAGACGTGGAGCGTGCCGGAATCCGAATGCTACGCGCAGCAGAGCGCGGTGCATCACCGCGCCACCAGCCGCAAACTGACCTACGGCGAACTCGTCGCGAAGGCGGCGCTGTTGCCCGTGCCGGACGAAAAGTCCGTGCCGTTGAAGAATCCCGCCGACTTCCGACTACTCGGCAAACGGATCACCGGCGTCGACAATCACAAGATCGTCACGGGGCAGCCGCTGTTCGGCATCGACACGAAGCTCCCCGGAATGCTTTACGCCGTTTACGAGAAGTGCCCCGTCTTCGGCGGCAAACCGGCGAACGCCAATCTCGATCGGATCAAGTCGCTGCCGGGCGTGCGCGACGCCTTCATCATCGAGGGCACGGACAACGTGAACGGGCTGATGCCCGGCGTTGCCATCGTCGCAACGTCGACGTGGGCCGCGTTCTCCGCCCGGCAGAAACTGCGCGTGACCTGGAACGAGGGCAAAACCGCCACCGAAAGCTGGGCGGACTGGACCGCAAAAGCCGAGGAGGCGGCGAAGCAGCCCGGCACGATGCAGCTGCGCAAGGACGGCGACGTCGCCGCCGCGCTGAAATCCGCCGCGCACGTGGTCGCGGCCTCCTATCGCTATCCGTTCATCTCCCACGCCAATCTCGAACCGCAGAACTGCGTCGCGTGGTTCAAGGACGGCGGCTTTGAACTCTGGTCGCCGACGCAAAACCCGGGCTCGGGTCAGCAGCTCATCAGCAAAACGCTCGGTGTGCCGGAGGAGAAAATCCTCGTGCACGTCACGCGAATCGGTGGCGGATTCGGCCGGCGGTTGACCAGCGATTTCATGGTCGAGGCGGCTGCGATTGCGCAACGCGTGAACGCACCGGTGAAACTTCAGTGGACGCGCGAGGACGATCTGCGGCACGACGCGTTCCGGCCGGGCGGTTACCACTTCCTCAAAGCGGGCGTCGATGGCGCCGGCAACGTGGTCGCGTGGCACAATCACTTCGTGACGTTCGGCAACACCAAGGATCGTCCGGGCAGCGGCGGTTCGTTGAACGGCGACGAGTTTCCCGGCCGCTGGGTACCGAACTTCCACTCCGAGCAGACCGTCTTCGAGACCGGGCTGCCGATGGGACCTTGGCGCGCCCCCGGGAGCTGCGTGTTCGCGTGGGTGATGCACAGCTTCATCGATGAGCTTGCGCATGCCGCGGGTCGCGATCCGGTCGAGTTTCGGCTCGCGTTGCTCGGCGACAAAGACGTGGTTCCGGGCACCGGCGAGCGCGGCCAGCCCTACAACGCGGCGCGGATGAAGGCGGTCGTGAAGCTGGTCGCGGAAAAAGCCGGCTGGGGTAAGAAGCTCCCGCGCGGACAGGGCCAGGGCATCGCGTTTCACTTCAGCCACCGCGGCTACGTCGCGCAGGTCGCGGACGTCACGGTCTCGCAGGACGGCACGCTGAAGGTCGACAAGGTCGTATGCGTGTGCGACGTCGGCGCGCAGATCGTGAACCTCAGCGGCGCAGAAAACCAAGTCGAAGGCTCGATCGTGGATGGACTCGGCGCGGCCATGTTCCAGGAACTCGACTTCGAACGCGGCCGGATCGTGCAGAGCAACTTTGCCGATTACCCGATGATCCGGATGCCCGACACGCCGACGAAGATCGAGTGTCACTTCCTGCGGACGGATTATCCGACGACAGGTCTCGGCGAGCCGGCGCTGCCGCCGCTCGCTCCGGCGGTGTGCAATGCGATCTTCGCCGCCACCGGCAAGCGCATCCGCGAGTTCCCGCTGAACAAAACCGATTTGAGCTGGAGCTAG
- a CDS encoding (2Fe-2S)-binding protein — MPKYTLHVNGQSRTVDVAADTPLLWVLRDHLELVGTKYGCGIGQCGACTVHLDGVPTRSCLTPVSTATSMQITTIEGLAADAAHLHPVQQAWIDLDVAQCGYCQAGQIMTAAALLKRNPQPTDTDIDDAMAGNLCRCATYYRIRQAIKHAAGMSDGAKQEAVA; from the coding sequence ATGCCGAAATACACGCTGCACGTAAATGGCCAGTCCCGCACGGTGGACGTGGCCGCCGACACCCCGCTGCTGTGGGTGCTTCGCGATCACCTCGAACTGGTTGGAACCAAATATGGCTGCGGGATCGGCCAGTGTGGCGCCTGCACCGTGCACCTCGACGGCGTGCCCACGCGTTCGTGCCTGACCCCGGTTTCGACCGCGACGAGCATGCAGATCACCACGATCGAAGGCCTCGCCGCCGACGCCGCGCACCTGCATCCGGTGCAGCAGGCGTGGATCGATCTCGACGTCGCCCAATGCGGCTACTGCCAGGCCGGCCAGATCATGACTGCCGCGGCGCTGTTGAAGCGCAATCCGCAGCCGACCGACACCGACATCGATGACGCCATGGCGGGAAACCTCTGCCGCTGCGCCACCTACTACCGGATTCGCCAGGCAATCAAGCACGCCGCCGGCATGAGCGACGGCGCCAAGCAGGAGGCCGTCGCATGA
- a CDS encoding adenylosuccinate synthetase — MSLLPFSSQIIADVGISLGDEGKGRLIPEVADELRSTPAAVSVVLKVNGGANSGHTAGGIKLNLLPAGVVVRDAPHLCVGSGVVADPRKIWWETRPLEAKGHPVLARLLIDERTLVSDLTHRLLDLAWEDYRTKVLAEEPRGSTGRGITPAYLDEVGQWQITYADFLGGPNYFARKLAQRADRALRTIQHVCRVAPETFAEFFDKLTAAELRANAEAIEMGVFPREEFDFTRFRGAAPFSFDLERLTSVYWNAGTALAKNIGEVRELVLRELHAGHTIIGEFGQAYWLDKRHGFSPNVTASHTYTPEFFQSAGVPVQRIHTFGVAKAYDTKVGTHTFLTQMDDAHPLAQKLKQLEFGTSTGRQRMVGWFDAVEKGDVLRYGGFQDVMINKSDALTYSGEWRGDLQICVAYEDASGKRYAHVPRNEAVRKTLRPVYTKHPGWAEDISHVRHFAKLPRNAQRYVAAMMKSLLDVAYEGAAWPAADKLPNLRYLGVGPEPSQIIKDVPATAQLVKLG, encoded by the coding sequence ATGTCTCTCCTCCCCTTCTCCAGCCAGATCATCGCGGATGTGGGCATTTCTCTCGGCGACGAGGGCAAGGGCCGCCTGATTCCCGAGGTCGCCGACGAGCTTCGCTCCACGCCCGCAGCGGTGAGCGTCGTGTTGAAGGTGAACGGAGGCGCCAACTCCGGCCACACGGCCGGGGGCATCAAGCTCAACCTGCTCCCCGCCGGCGTCGTCGTGCGCGACGCACCGCACCTGTGCGTCGGCAGCGGGGTCGTCGCCGATCCGCGCAAGATCTGGTGGGAAACCCGTCCGCTCGAGGCCAAAGGCCACCCGGTGCTGGCGCGGCTGCTGATCGACGAACGCACGCTCGTGTCGGATCTCACGCACCGACTGCTCGATCTCGCGTGGGAGGATTACCGCACCAAGGTGCTCGCCGAGGAGCCGCGCGGCTCGACCGGCCGAGGCATCACGCCCGCCTACCTCGACGAGGTCGGCCAATGGCAGATCACCTACGCCGATTTTCTCGGCGGACCGAACTACTTTGCCCGCAAACTCGCGCAACGCGCGGACCGCGCGCTGCGCACGATCCAGCACGTGTGCCGCGTCGCACCGGAAACCTTCGCGGAATTTTTCGACAAGCTCACCGCCGCCGAGCTGCGCGCCAACGCCGAAGCGATCGAGATGGGCGTGTTTCCGCGCGAGGAGTTCGACTTCACGCGCTTCCGCGGCGCCGCGCCGTTCAGCTTCGATCTCGAGCGGTTGACGTCGGTTTACTGGAACGCCGGCACCGCGCTCGCGAAGAACATCGGCGAGGTCCGCGAGCTGGTTTTGCGCGAACTGCACGCCGGCCACACGATCATCGGCGAATTCGGCCAGGCCTACTGGCTCGACAAGCGCCACGGCTTTTCGCCCAACGTCACCGCCTCGCACACCTACACGCCCGAGTTTTTCCAGAGCGCCGGCGTGCCGGTCCAGCGGATCCACACTTTCGGCGTCGCTAAAGCTTACGACACGAAGGTCGGCACGCACACGTTCCTGACACAGATGGACGACGCGCACCCGCTCGCGCAGAAACTCAAGCAGCTCGAGTTCGGCACCAGCACCGGCCGGCAGCGCATGGTCGGCTGGTTCGACGCCGTGGAGAAAGGTGACGTCCTGCGCTACGGCGGTTTTCAGGATGTCATGATCAACAAGTCCGACGCGCTCACATATTCCGGCGAATGGCGCGGTGACCTGCAGATCTGCGTCGCCTACGAGGACGCTTCCGGCAAGCGCTACGCGCACGTGCCCCGCAACGAGGCGGTGCGCAAAACTCTGCGCCCCGTCTACACGAAGCATCCCGGTTGGGCCGAGGACATCTCGCACGTCCGGCATTTCGCGAAGCTGCCGCGCAACGCCCAACGCTACGTCGCCGCGATGATGAAGAGCCTGCTCGACGTCGCCTACGAGGGCGCCGCGTGGCCGGCCGCCGACAAGTTGCCGAACCTCCGCTACCTGGGCGTCGGCCCCGAGCCCTCGCAGATCATCAAGGACGTGCCCGCGACCGCCCAGTTGGTGAAGTTGGGCTGA
- the guaB gene encoding IMP dehydrogenase: protein MTKVATSSLTGADAEFYLPADAFFRANLPVGLTFDDVSLATLYSEILPKDAETSTALSDALRLQIPIISSDMDTVTESRMAIAMALNGGLGLIHYNMPPKEQIKEVARVKRHIHGLIQDPITVTPDQLIGDVLAMIESKRFAFSTFPVLDAEGHLVGLLSGNVVKERYKAKPVTDVMTPRAQLITENEAAVAKDPIKAADSFFSTHVGVNKMLVVDGADRLRGLVTISDVEKITSETKSRRKPARDASFRLVVGAALSPVRKSDGSLDREKILNHVGHLVDEHVDAIAVSTAHGHTAGVGDVVKLVHGAFPQVTLIAGNVTSGNGVTYLAECGAHAIKIGQGPGSICTTRMVAGVGIPQLTALYVASLAAKTAGVKLIADGGIVKSGDIVKALTLADAVICGGLLAGCREAPGEIMEISGKVYKQYRGMGSLSAMKAGSAARYGHDRNDNTRKVAAEGIEALKEVSGSVDDVLGNLIGGVQSGMGYLGAKNLPALRANARYVRVTSAGRKEAEPHDVIEVSTRKN from the coding sequence ATGACTAAGGTTGCCACGTCTTCCCTCACCGGCGCGGATGCCGAATTCTACCTTCCGGCCGATGCGTTCTTCCGGGCGAATCTGCCGGTCGGCCTGACCTTCGACGATGTGTCACTGGCCACGCTCTACTCGGAGATTCTGCCGAAAGATGCCGAAACGTCCACCGCGCTGAGCGACGCGCTCCGGCTGCAGATTCCGATCATCTCGTCGGACATGGACACCGTCACGGAGTCGCGCATGGCGATCGCGATGGCGCTCAACGGTGGACTCGGACTGATCCACTACAACATGCCGCCGAAGGAGCAGATCAAGGAAGTGGCGCGCGTGAAACGCCACATCCATGGACTGATCCAGGATCCGATCACCGTCACGCCCGATCAGCTGATCGGCGACGTGCTGGCGATGATCGAGTCGAAACGCTTCGCATTCTCGACCTTCCCCGTGCTCGATGCCGAGGGGCACCTCGTCGGACTGCTCTCGGGAAACGTGGTCAAGGAGCGCTACAAGGCGAAACCCGTCACCGACGTGATGACGCCGCGCGCCCAGTTGATTACGGAAAACGAAGCCGCTGTCGCCAAGGATCCGATCAAGGCGGCCGACAGCTTCTTCTCCACGCACGTCGGCGTGAACAAAATGCTCGTCGTCGATGGCGCGGACCGGCTGCGCGGCCTTGTCACCATCTCCGACGTCGAGAAGATCACGAGCGAGACCAAGTCGCGCCGGAAGCCCGCGCGCGACGCCAGCTTCCGACTCGTTGTCGGCGCCGCGCTGTCGCCGGTCCGCAAGTCCGATGGTTCGCTCGACCGCGAGAAGATTCTCAACCACGTCGGTCATCTCGTCGACGAGCACGTGGACGCCATTGCCGTTTCCACTGCGCACGGCCACACTGCCGGTGTCGGCGACGTGGTGAAACTGGTCCACGGCGCGTTCCCGCAGGTGACCCTGATCGCCGGCAACGTCACGAGCGGCAATGGCGTGACTTATCTCGCCGAGTGCGGCGCCCACGCCATCAAGATCGGTCAGGGCCCCGGGTCGATCTGCACCACGCGGATGGTCGCCGGTGTCGGCATTCCGCAGCTGACCGCACTTTACGTCGCCAGCCTCGCCGCGAAGACCGCAGGCGTGAAACTCATCGCCGACGGCGGCATCGTGAAATCGGGTGACATCGTCAAGGCGCTCACGCTCGCCGACGCGGTGATCTGCGGCGGACTGCTCGCCGGCTGCCGCGAGGCTCCAGGCGAAATCATGGAGATCAGCGGCAAGGTCTATAAACAGTATCGCGGCATGGGTTCGCTCTCCGCGATGAAGGCCGGCAGCGCCGCGCGCTATGGTCACGACCGGAATGACAACACCCGCAAGGTCGCGGCCGAGGGCATCGAGGCGTTGAAGGAAGTTTCCGGCTCCGTCGACGACGTGCTCGGCAATCTCATCGGCGGCGTGCAAAGCGGCATGGGCTACCTGGGGGCGAAAAATCTCCCCGCGCTGCGCGCGAACGCCCGCTATGTGCGCGTGACCTCCGCCGGCCGCAAGGAAGCCGAACCGCACGACGTGATCGAAGTCTCCACGCGGAAGAACTGA
- a CDS encoding o-succinylbenzoate synthase — protein sequence MRLGFAYRRYRLRFRAPVRTAHGVWTEREGVWVRLCDEAGHAGYGEAAPIPWFGTETIGQTEAVARAIGPKLDANDEESLADAAVEAPCLVNALRSAWHGLQEESRRTTGHASAATQADDPTEFRSVAALLPAGRAALGVITEKAEAGFRVFKWKVGVANVGDELVLLDDVCAALPDGAKLRLDANGAWDRRQAERWLERCAERPIEFVEQPCLAAAAEAPAQRRKIEDTLRGLAEDYPTPIALDESLVVDGDVARWLAEGWRGVFVLKPALLAAPWTAVAKLAAAKASVVFSSALETIVGARAALHLAFTWPGERKALGFGVWPLFAESRCDGPTAAPFLRWSDVKRLDPARAWAALEEKAS from the coding sequence ATGAGACTTGGCTTCGCGTATCGGCGTTATCGGCTGCGGTTTCGCGCTCCGGTTCGCACCGCGCACGGCGTGTGGACGGAACGCGAAGGCGTGTGGGTGCGCTTGTGCGATGAGGCAGGCCATGCGGGCTACGGCGAGGCGGCGCCGATTCCATGGTTCGGAACGGAGACGATCGGGCAAACCGAAGCGGTGGCGCGGGCGATCGGTCCGAAGCTCGATGCCAACGACGAGGAGTCCCTCGCGGATGCTGCAGTCGAAGCGCCTTGTCTCGTGAACGCGCTGCGCAGCGCGTGGCACGGCTTGCAGGAGGAATCGCGCCGAACGACCGGCCACGCATCGGCGGCGACTCAGGCGGACGACCCGACGGAGTTTCGTTCGGTCGCGGCGTTGCTCCCGGCCGGACGCGCGGCGCTGGGCGTAATCACGGAGAAGGCGGAAGCCGGGTTCCGTGTTTTCAAATGGAAAGTCGGCGTGGCCAACGTGGGCGACGAGCTTGTCCTGTTGGACGACGTTTGTGCAGCGCTGCCGGATGGCGCGAAACTGCGGCTCGACGCGAATGGCGCGTGGGACCGTCGGCAGGCGGAACGGTGGCTCGAGCGGTGTGCCGAGCGGCCGATCGAGTTTGTCGAACAACCCTGTCTGGCTGCGGCGGCCGAGGCTCCGGCGCAAAGACGGAAGATCGAGGACACGTTGCGCGGGCTGGCGGAGGATTATCCGACACCGATTGCGCTGGACGAGTCGTTGGTGGTCGACGGCGATGTTGCGCGCTGGCTGGCGGAGGGTTGGCGAGGCGTGTTCGTGTTGAAACCTGCGCTGCTGGCGGCCCCGTGGACGGCAGTCGCCAAACTGGCGGCGGCGAAGGCCTCAGTGGTGTTCTCGTCGGCCTTGGAGACAATCGTCGGCGCGCGCGCCGCGTTGCACCTTGCGTTCACGTGGCCGGGCGAGCGGAAAGCGCTGGGCTTCGGCGTCTGGCCGCTGTTCGCCGAATCGCGCTGCGACGGACCGACCGCCGCGCCGTTCCTGCGCTGGAGTGACGTGAAGCGACTCGATCCGGCACGAGCCTGGGCAGCGCTGGAGGAGAAGGCGTCATGA
- a CDS encoding 2-succinylbenzoate--CoA ligase: MTRADVLSLLRATGCAQETGGTVFLSDPRWSKAERAQVEAARSNAAGRMSENEPDGWICLPTGGTSGAIRFARHDEQTLLAAVDGFVRHFQLTRVNAVDVLPPFHVSGLMARLRSAATGGTHVAWDWKRLEGGERPELSASAGEWVLSLVPTQLQRLLGNAAAVEWLRAFAIVFLGGGPVWPALADQAARAGIRVSLSYGMTETAAMVTALLPDEFLAGGRSVGRALPHARLELSAAGVIRIAGASVFRGYYPAHLASREFETSDLGEIAADGRLTVLGRHDAVIISGGEKVNPVEVEAVLRATGAFEDVAVLGVPDEEWGERIVACYPAVTVPDLGYVGRKVAEQLAGFRRPKAYVAVADWPRNAQGKLNRVLLQKAVVAQRSTD, from the coding sequence ATGACACGGGCGGACGTGTTGTCGTTGTTGCGCGCGACAGGTTGTGCGCAGGAAACCGGCGGAACGGTTTTTTTGAGTGATCCGCGGTGGAGCAAAGCGGAACGCGCACAGGTTGAAGCAGCGCGATCGAATGCGGCGGGCCGGATGAGCGAGAACGAGCCCGACGGATGGATCTGCCTTCCGACGGGCGGAACGAGCGGCGCGATTCGGTTCGCGCGGCACGATGAGCAGACGTTGCTCGCGGCAGTCGATGGATTCGTGCGGCATTTTCAGCTGACGCGAGTCAACGCGGTCGACGTGCTGCCGCCGTTTCACGTCAGCGGACTGATGGCGCGGCTCCGCAGCGCGGCGACGGGTGGCACGCACGTGGCGTGGGACTGGAAACGGCTCGAAGGCGGCGAGCGGCCCGAACTCTCCGCGAGCGCCGGGGAATGGGTGCTCTCACTCGTGCCAACGCAACTGCAGCGGTTGCTCGGAAACGCCGCGGCTGTGGAGTGGCTGCGCGCTTTTGCCATCGTCTTTCTCGGTGGCGGGCCGGTGTGGCCGGCGTTGGCGGATCAGGCGGCACGCGCAGGCATTCGGGTTTCGCTGAGCTATGGAATGACCGAGACGGCGGCCATGGTCACGGCGCTTTTGCCGGATGAGTTTCTCGCGGGCGGACGCAGCGTCGGGCGCGCCTTGCCGCACGCGCGGCTGGAGTTGTCCGCGGCGGGCGTGATCCGGATTGCGGGTGCGTCGGTGTTTCGCGGCTACTATCCGGCCCATCTGGCGAGCCGCGAATTCGAGACGTCGGATCTCGGCGAGATCGCGGCCGATGGCCGGCTGACTGTCTTAGGGCGCCACGATGCGGTCATCATCAGCGGCGGCGAAAAGGTGAACCCGGTGGAAGTGGAGGCGGTGTTGCGCGCGACCGGAGCGTTCGAGGATGTGGCGGTGCTGGGCGTGCCGGACGAGGAGTGGGGCGAACGAATCGTCGCGTGCTATCCAGCCGTGACCGTACCGGATCTCGGATACGTGGGGCGGAAAGTAGCGGAACAGTTGGCGGGATTCAGGCGGCCGAAGGCTTACGTGGCGGTGGCCGATTGGCCGCGGAATGCCCAGGGCAAGCTCAACCGAGTACTCCTGCAAAAGGCCGTCGTGGCGCAGCGTTCCACCGACTAG
- a CDS encoding acyl-CoA thioesterase: MAFTYHRTIRFADTDAAGVVFFANFFALCHEAYEEALAAGGIDLARFFADTGTIVPIAKSEAEYLRPLRPGERVRVTLSPERLGENSFAIRYEVFRAGPPEKLAARVRTEHVSTSPEKRTRVPLPPALARWVDAG; this comes from the coding sequence ATGGCTTTCACCTACCATCGGACGATTCGGTTCGCTGACACCGATGCCGCAGGCGTGGTGTTCTTCGCGAACTTCTTTGCACTCTGTCACGAAGCCTACGAAGAGGCGCTGGCCGCGGGCGGGATCGATCTCGCCCGCTTTTTCGCGGACACCGGCACCATCGTGCCCATCGCCAAGAGCGAAGCCGAATATCTGCGACCACTCCGGCCCGGCGAACGCGTGCGCGTGACACTGTCGCCCGAGCGGCTCGGCGAGAATTCCTTCGCCATCCGCTACGAAGTTTTCCGCGCCGGCCCGCCCGAGAAGCTGGCCGCCCGGGTCCGAACCGAGCACGTCTCCACCTCGCCCGAAAAGCGCACGCGCGTGCCGCTCCCGCCGGCGTTGGCCCGGTGGGTCGACGCGGGCTAG